A segment of the Onychomys torridus chromosome 16, mOncTor1.1, whole genome shotgun sequence genome:
GATAAGCTGGCATTCTTTATAGTtatctttatttactttatatcacaaacatttattttccttcctagGAAGTACTTCTTTGAACTACTGCCaattggggagggggtgggaggtaaAGAGGAAAGGATCTACAGGAAGAACTGGAAGGAAGTAGCTGGACTGCAGCACGGGGCTCCAGAGACACCAGCTGCTTGTCTTGTGTGCTTGACACACCTTGGGTTTAACTTGAAAGTGCCTGGAACTTCTCATTGACAGCCTGCAGGGCAGATAGCTGTTTTTTGAGGTCTTCTATTTCCCTCTGTAATTCTGGACAATGGGGACAGCCCTGTGTTCCAGGTAGTTGCTGTACCTCTGGGTCTAGGGGTGAGGGACCTACAGGTGGTTCCTGGTCACCAGAGGCTGCAGACCTTCTAGACATGATGCCTTTTTGGCTCAGGGCTAAGGACTGAGAGTTTTCTGGGTCCTGGAGGCTTCTGGTGTTTATATCCCCACTGCTGAATTCTTGATGCACACTCTGGCAGGATGGCTCTGCCCTGTGTGTTGGAAACGTAACCTGTGAGCAGGGATCTCTGGTTGAGTCAGTGTCTTCTTTGGATACCAACTGTAAGTCCCTTGTCCTCTTTGTCCCAGGTCTCTTCCCAGTGTAGAAGTTCTTGCACTGTTTGGGTCTCAAAGGCAGCAGTGAGCATTTATTGGACCTCCCAGGTAGCCCAACACCAGAGATTGGGGGGAAGGTGGCTGGTTCTGCAGGAGCCGACTTTAGTCTCTGACCCCATTGATGGAAGGCTCTCCCCAGAGTAACTGTTGAGGCATCCCACAGGGGTTTCTTCTTTGGGATCATCTTCTTTCTAGGATTGGCCTTGGGCAGACTACCCACCCCAGGAACTTCTGGATAGCTGGGCTTGGCTCCTCCTTTCCCCCACAAGACTCCTGGCTTTTTCTTAGAGGATAAGGCTTCCAGTTCCTTCGAGGCCTGCCTCTCCATGCCAGAGGTCAGTCCTCGGGTAGTAGAGGTCAGCAGGGAGGAGGGCATCCGGATGAAACTGTCTCTGGCCTGGACATTTGAGTGTCTGGCTATGTCTCCAGTCTCTGATGGGCCACTGGTCTTAGGTTGGCTCCCATCTTTGAGGCAAATGGTCACCCTCATCGTCTGTACCTCATTTAATTCATCTGTCAACTCAGGTTCAGAAGTGGGACAGTGGGGGGTATCCTCGCTGCTGATCACCATCCTACCAGTGGTACTTATCTTCGGGGTCACCCAAGCCCTGCTTTGCTCCCATCCCTTGGGCAAGAGAGTAGCAGCAGAGGCCGGCTTTGTCTCCTCGGAGCCTGAGGCCTGCAGACCTCTCTTGCTGGAGCCTGGCTCAGTCTCAGCAGAAAAGCCCTCTGGGGATGGTTCTCTGACTCCTGGTGCCTCTGAGTTGTTCACCTGCTGCCCAGTGGCTACGGTCTCTACCTTGGGTTGGGAGTGGCAGTCCAAACCAACCACCTTCTCGTCAGCTGGGGAACCTAGACTctcttccttgggcaccagggaATCCGGCAGGCACCCGCCAGCCCAAAGTACCACGGACATGGGCTTTGACACTTCCAGCTGGGACACTAACGGGACCTCGATGCTTTCGGGGCCAGGGAGACTGCCTTCACCTTCGCTGCTCTGAGTACATCTCGGGACAGGGCTTAAACCCTTGGTTTGGTCTCCACCTTCCACATCTTCTGGAACAGACGTCTCCGCAGGAGAGTTCATATTGCCAGTCCCGGAAGCGGAAGTAAAATTCCAGGAAGACCGTTGCTCGGC
Coding sequences within it:
- the LOC118597106 gene encoding uncharacterized protein CXorf49 homolog; amino-acid sequence: MNSPAETSVPEDVEGGDQTKGLSPVPRCTQSSEGEGSLPGPESIEVPLVSQLEVSKPMSVVLWAGGCLPDSLVPKEESLGSPADEKVVGLDCHSQPKVETVATGQQVNNSEAPGVREPSPEGFSAETEPGSSKRGLQASGSEETKPASAATLLPKGWEQSRAWVTPKISTTGRMVISSEDTPHCPTSEPELTDELNEVQTMRVTICLKDGSQPKTSGPSETGDIARHSNVQARDSFIRMPSSLLTSTTRGLTSGMERQASKELEALSSKKKPGVLWGKGGAKPSYPEVPGVGSLPKANPRKKMIPKKKPLWDASTVTLGRAFHQWGQRLKSAPAEPATFPPISGVGLPGRSNKCSLLPLRPKQCKNFYTGKRPGTKRTRDLQLVSKEDTDSTRDPCSQVTFPTHRAEPSCQSVHQEFSSGDINTRSLQDPENSQSLALSQKGIMSRRSAASGDQEPPVGPSPLDPEVQQLPGTQGCPHCPELQREIEDLKKQLSALQAVNEKFQALSS